The following are from one region of the Carassius auratus strain Wakin chromosome 13, ASM336829v1, whole genome shotgun sequence genome:
- the LOC113112552 gene encoding vinculin-like isoform X2, with product MPVFHTKTIESILEPVAQQISHLVIMHEEGEVDGKAIPDLTSPVAAVQAAVSNLVRVGKETVQTTEDKIMKRDMPPAFIKVENACAKLVEAAQMLRTDPYSVPARDYLIDGSRGILSGTSDLLLTFDEAEVRKIIRVCKGILEYLTVAEVVETMEDLITYTKNLGPGMTKMAKMIDERQQELTHQEHRVMLVTSMNTVKELLPVLISAIKIFVTTKCIKSHGVEEALKNRNYTFEKMSAEINEIIRVLQLTSWDEDAWANKDTEAMRRALALIESKMGQAKGWLRDPNGLPGDPGEHALRQILDEAGKVGELCAGKERREILGTAKTLGQMTDQVSDVRTRGQGATPMGMQKAQQVGQGLDILMGKVENAARKLEALTNAKQAIAKRIDTAQSWLADPNGGPEGEENIRALLVEAKRIADLCEDPKERDDILRSISEVAGLTARLVELRKIGKGDTPEARALAKQIGTALQNLQAKTNRAVANMRPAKAAVTLEGKMEQALHWINNPGVDDHGVGQAAIRGLIAEGCRLANSLPGPYRQELLAKCERVEQLMMQLSDHAARGEGESPQARAVAAHLLNAINDLKAKMQEAMTQEVSDVFSDTTTPVKLLAVAATAPLETPNREEVFEERASNFENHASRLGATAEKAAAVGTANKSTVEGIQAAVKSSRDLTPQVTSAARILLKNPGNQAAYEHFETMKNQWIDNIEKMTSLVDEAIDTKSLLDASEEAIKKDIDKCRVAMANVQPQMLVAGATSIARRANRVLLVAKREVENSEDPKFRELVKAASDELGRTISPMVMAAKAVAGNIQDPGSQKSFLDSGYRILAAVGKVREAFQPQEPDFPPPPPDLDQLHVSDDQAPPKPPLPEGEVPPPRPPPPEEKDEEFPEQKAGEMVSEPMMVAARQLHDEARKWSSKPPQPEGTHDGFETAVDIDNEDEFTDIEDDFEPELLLMSSNQPVNQPILAAAQSLHQETRKWSSKGNDIIGAAKRMALLMAEMSRLVRGGSGNKRALIQCAKDIAKASDEVTRLAKEVAKQCTDKRIRTNLLQVCERIPTISTQLKILSTVKATMLGRTNISEEESEQATEMLVHNAQNLMQSVKETVREAEAASIKIRTDAGFTLRWVRKTPWYQ from the exons GTGGGGAAGGAGACGGTTCAAACCACAGAAGACAAGATTATGAAGAGAGACATGCCTCCGGCCTTCATTAA gGTGGAAAATGCCTGTGCTAAGCTGGTGGAAGCCGCTCAGATGCTGAGGACAGACCCCTACTCAGTCCCGGCCCGTGATTACCTCATCGATGGCTCACGGGGCATCCTGTCAGGCACTTCAGACCTGCTTCTGACCTTTGACGAGGCAGAG GTGCGTAAAATTATCCGTGTTTGTAAAGGCATCCTGGAATACCTGACCGTTGCAGAGGTTGTGGAAACCATGGAGGACTTGATCACTTATACTAAAAACCTCGGACCAG GAATGACGAAAATGGCAAAGATGATTGACGAGCGGCAACAGGAGCTGACACACCAGGAGCACCGTGTGATGCTGGTCACCTCCATGAACACAGTGAAGGAACTGCTGCCCGTGCTTATATCAG CCATTAAAATCTTTGTGACAACCAAGTGCATCAAGAGTCATGGTGTGGAGGAGGCCTTGAAGAACAGAAACTACACGTTTGAGAAGATGAGCGCCGAGATCAACGAAATAATCAGAGTGCTGCAACTCACTTCATGGGATGAGGATGCCTGGGCCAACAAA gacACAGAGGCCATGAGGAGAGCACTAGCACTGATCGAGTCAAAGATGGGTCAGGCTAAAGGCTGGCTGAGGGACCCTAACGGTCTTCCAG GAGATCCGGGAGAGCATGCGCTGCGTCAGATACTGGATGAAGCAGGAAAAGTGGGTGAGCTTTGTGCGGGGAAAGAAAGACGAGAGATCCTAGGAACAGCCAAGACCTTGGGCCAGATGACGGATCAGGTGTCAGACGTGCGCACCAG AGGTCAGGGTGCCACCCCTATGGGTATGCAGAAAGCTCAGCAGGTGGGCCAGGGTTTGGATATTCTGATGGGGAAAGTGGAGAACGCTGCTCGGAAGCTGGAAGCGCTGACCAATGCCAAACAAGCCATCGCCAAGAGAATCGACACGGCCCAG AGCTGGCTGGCTGATCCTAACGGTGGTCCGGAGGGGGAAGAAAACATCCGCGCTCTTCTGGTGGAGGCCAAGCGCATCGCTGACCTGTGTGAAGACCCTAAAGAGAGAGATGACATTCTGCGCTCCATCAGTGAGGTCGCAGGACTCACTGCGAGACTGGTTGAACTCCGAAAAAT TGGTAAAGGAGATACTCCTGAGGCTAGAGCGCTGGCCAAGCAGATTGGCACAGCTTTGCAGAACTTGCAGGCAAAGACTAACCGTGCTGTGGCCAACATGAGACCTGCCAAGGCTGCTGTTACACTAGAGGGCAAAATGGAGCAGGCCTTGCACTGGATCAACAACCCTGGAGTGGACGATCATGGAGTAG GCCAGGCTGCCATACGGGGGCTGATAGCAGAAGGCTGTCGGCTGGCAAACTCTCTACCAGGGCCGTACAGACAGGAACTGCTAGCAAAGTGTGAGCGAGTGGAGCAACTGATGATGCAGTTATCAGATCATGCGGCGCGGGGAGAGGGAGAGAGTCCTCAGGCGCGCGCCGTGGCTGCTCATCTCCTGAATGCAATTAAC GATCTAAAGGCAAAGATGCAGGAAGCAATGACCCAGGAGGTGTCTGATGTTTTCAGTGATACGACCACACCAGTTAAACTCCTGGCTGTGGCAGCAACTGCGCCTCTTGAGACCCCCAACAGAGAGGAG GTGTTTGAAGAAAGGGCATCTAACTTTGAGAATCATGCCAGTAGACTGGGTGCTACAGCGGAGAAGGCCGCTGCCGTGGGAACAGCCAATAAGAGCACAGTTGAAGGCATCCAGGCGGCTGTGAAATCATCCAGAGATCTTACACCTcag GTCACTTCTGCTGCACGCATTTTGCTGAAGAACCCTGGCAACCAGGCTGCATACGAGCACTTTGAGACCATGAAGAACCAATGGATTGACAACATTGAAAAAATGACCA GTCTTGTGGATGAAGCCATTGACACTAAATCCCTCTTGGATGCTTCAGAGGAGGCCATTAAGAAAGACATCGATAAATGCCGGGTGGCGATGGCTAACGTTCAGCCCCAGATGTTGGTTGCAGGGGCCACCAGCATTGCCCGGCGGGCTAACCGGGTCCTTCTGGTGGCCAAACGGGAAGTGGAGAACTCAGAGGACCCGAAATTCAGAGAACTGGTCAAAGCTGCTTCAGATGAACTTGGTAGAACAATCTCACCCATGGTTATGGCTGCTAAAGCCGTGGCAGGAAACATCCAGGAtccag GTTCTCAAAAGAGCTTCCTGGACTCTGGCTACAGGATCTTGGCTGCTGTTGGGAAAGTCAGAGAAGCCTTCCAGCCTCAGGAGCCTGACTTTCCTCCTCCACCTCCAGACCTTGATCAGCTGCAT GTCAGTGATGATCAGGCTCCTCCCAAACCGCCCCTTCCAGAGGGAGAGGTACCTCCACCGAGACCTCCACCCCCAGAAGAGAAAGACGAGGAGTTCCCTGAGCAGAAAGCTGGCGAGATGGTGAGCGAGCCGATGATGGTGGCGGCCAGGCAGCTACACGACGAGGCCCGTAAATGGTCCAGCAAG CCTCCCCAGCCTGAAGGGACACACGACGGGTTTGAGACCGCTGTAGATATAGACAATGAGGATGAATTCACAGACATCGAGGATGATTTTGAGCCAGAGCTTCTCTTAATGTCTTCAAATCAGCCAGTTAACCAGCCCATTCTGGCCGCTGCGCAGTCTTTGCACCAGGAAACCCGCAAATGGTCCAGTAAG GGTAATGACATCATTGGAGCAGCTAAGCGCATGGCCCTGCTCATGGCGGAGATGTCTCGTCTGGTGCGTGGAGGCAGTGGGAATAAACGTGCCCTCATTCAGTGCGCCAAGGACATCGCCAAAGCCTCCGATGAGGTCACACGGCTGGCTAAGGAGGTAGCCAAGCAATGCACTGACAAACGGATTCGCACAAACCTGTTGCAG GTTTGTGAGCGTATACCAACTATTAGCACTCAGCTGAAGATCCTGTCCACAGTAAAGGCCACAATGCTGGGACGGACAAACATCAGTGAGGAAGAATCTGAGCAG GCAACTGAGATGCTTGTGCATAACGCACAGAACCTCATGCAGTCCGTGAAGGAGACGGTAAGAGAAGCAGAAGCTGCCTCCATCAAGATCCGCACAGATGCAGGGTTCACTCTTCGCTGGGTCCGAAAGACCCCTTGGTACCAGTAA